One genomic segment of Oceanispirochaeta sp. includes these proteins:
- a CDS encoding P-II family nitrogen regulator: MKLIVAYIQPEKLNAVKQELFKDEIHKISVTNAMGCGQQMGYTETYRGVDMEVNLLKKVRIEIAVTTAFVQPTIDAIIRGARTGEIGDGKIFILPIEEAIRIRSGEKGDAAIG; this comes from the coding sequence ATGAAATTGATAGTCGCATATATTCAGCCTGAAAAACTGAATGCAGTAAAACAGGAATTATTCAAAGATGAAATCCACAAGATTTCAGTGACAAACGCCATGGGATGCGGGCAGCAGATGGGTTACACTGAAACCTACCGTGGTGTCGATATGGAAGTGAACCTGCTCAAAAAGGTCCGTATTGAAATCGCAGTAACAACTGCCTTCGTACAGCCCACAATTGATGCCATCATCCGTGGTGCCAGAACAGGAGAGATCGGCGATGGAAAGATTTTTATCCTTCCCATCGAAGAAGCCATCCGTATCAGAAGCGGAGAAAAAGGGGACGCCGCCATCGGCTGA